In one window of Frigoriglobus tundricola DNA:
- the tnpB gene encoding IS66 family insertion sequence element accessory protein TnpB (TnpB, as the term is used for proteins encoded by IS66 family insertion elements, is considered an accessory protein, since TnpC, encoded by a neighboring gene, is a DDE family transposase.) produces MLSIPPTTQLWYGGAVDLRLGFDGLYRHVQSTLQADPLSGHLFIFTNRSANRLKALYWTRHGLCLWCQRLERGRYHFPTPTDRKLELTATEFAMILDGIDYSSAKRFTRYCRPKASESDLRTRTS; encoded by the coding sequence GTGCTGAGCATTCCACCCACCACCCAGCTCTGGTACGGCGGGGCCGTCGATCTGCGCCTCGGGTTCGACGGCCTGTACCGCCACGTCCAATCCACGCTTCAGGCCGATCCCTTGAGCGGGCATCTGTTCATTTTCACCAATCGCTCGGCCAACCGGCTCAAGGCCCTGTACTGGACCCGCCACGGGCTCTGCTTGTGGTGCCAGCGACTCGAGCGCGGGCGGTACCACTTCCCCACCCCGACCGACCGCAAACTCGAACTCACCGCCACCGAGTTCGCCATGATCCTCGACGGCATCGACTACTCGTCGGCCAAACGTTTCACCCGTTATTGTCGCCCGAAAGCGTCCGAATCCGACTTGCGCACCCGCACGTCCTGA
- the tnpA gene encoding IS66 family insertion sequence element accessory protein TnpA — MPAVPAASRRDPAATRRRWAERLERFRRSGQTIAQFCAAEGVSPPSFYVWRRTLADHAPSPVPVTPTLVPIRLTPSPAGPPIEVVFPSGTVLRFPVDARPEVIAALVHAVEGRPC; from the coding sequence GTGCCTGCTGTCCCTGCTGCCTCTCGCCGTGACCCGGCCGCCACCCGTCGCCGGTGGGCCGAACGACTCGAACGGTTCCGCCGGTCGGGGCAGACGATCGCTCAGTTCTGTGCCGCCGAGGGCGTCTCACCGCCGTCCTTTTATGTGTGGCGGCGAACCCTCGCGGACCACGCCCCATCACCCGTACCGGTCACTCCGACGCTCGTCCCCATCCGCCTGACCCCGTCGCCCGCCGGACCGCCGATCGAGGTGGTGTTCCCGTCGGGAACCGTCCTGCGGTTCCCGGTCGATGCCCGACCGGAGGTCATCGCCGCCCTCGTGCATGCGGTGGAGGGGCGCCCGTGCTGA